The Pseudomonas baetica genome includes a region encoding these proteins:
- the ftrA gene encoding transcriptional regulator FtrA, with protein MPTSPGLVAILAYDGLCTFEFGIAVEVFGLARPEFDFPWYEHCIVAVDQGPMRAMGGIQVLADGGLDLLAQARTIIIPGWRDRHAEVPPALLTALREAHARGARLLSICSGVFVLAASGLLDGHGATTHWRYTAELAQRFAMIAVDPDVLYVDSGQLITSAGSAAGIDACLHLVARDFGTQVANSVARRLVMSPQRTGGQAQFIPTPVSPTPRNDLSRVMQWARERLHEPLEVRDLASEAAMSERTFLRRFSEASGQSPKAWLQHERLARARELLESSSDNTEQIALRCGYRSVESFRVAFRSVVGVPPSVYRERFGREAIAHS; from the coding sequence ATGCCTACTTCACCAGGACTGGTCGCGATTCTGGCCTACGATGGCCTCTGCACTTTCGAGTTCGGCATTGCCGTGGAGGTGTTCGGTCTGGCCCGGCCGGAATTCGATTTCCCGTGGTACGAGCACTGCATTGTGGCGGTCGACCAAGGGCCGATGCGGGCCATGGGCGGCATTCAGGTGCTGGCCGATGGTGGCCTCGATTTGTTGGCACAGGCGCGCACCATCATTATTCCCGGCTGGCGTGACCGTCACGCTGAAGTGCCGCCGGCGCTGCTCACCGCCCTGCGCGAGGCCCACGCCCGTGGTGCGCGGCTGCTGTCGATCTGCTCGGGGGTCTTTGTGCTGGCGGCCAGCGGCCTGCTCGATGGCCACGGCGCCACCACTCATTGGCGTTACACCGCAGAACTGGCTCAGCGCTTTGCGATGATTGCGGTTGATCCTGACGTGCTTTACGTCGATTCGGGCCAGTTGATCACCTCGGCCGGCAGCGCGGCCGGGATCGACGCCTGTCTGCACCTGGTGGCGCGGGATTTCGGCACGCAGGTCGCCAACTCGGTGGCGCGGCGCCTGGTCATGTCGCCGCAGCGCACCGGCGGTCAGGCGCAGTTCATACCGACGCCGGTCAGCCCGACGCCACGCAATGATCTGTCACGGGTGATGCAATGGGCCCGCGAACGCCTGCATGAACCGCTGGAAGTGCGCGATCTGGCCAGTGAGGCGGCGATGAGTGAGCGTACCTTTCTGCGGCGTTTCAGCGAGGCCAGCGGGCAGTCGCCCAAAGCCTGGCTGCAACATGAACGGCTGGCTCGCGCCCGCGAATTGCTGGAAAGCTCCAGCGACAATACCGAACAGATCGCGCTGCGCTGTGGCTATCGTTCGGTGGAGAGTTTTCGCGTGGCGTTTCGCAGCGTGGTCGGCGTGCCGCCGTCGGTGTATCGGGAGCGGTTTGGCCGGGAGGCTATTGCCCATTCTTGA
- a CDS encoding rhodanese-like domain-containing protein, with product MSSLVREIPAAPSAIALMHFSNRLTFETDCSDVFSSQQAGETDFVLIDVRGPLAFQRGHVPGAINLPTRLLSAEALKRYPITTLFVVYCAGPHCNGANKAAVKLAALGYPVKEMIGGVTGWLDEGFELSVAQAAKTPIGCNC from the coding sequence ATGAGCAGTCTGGTTCGCGAAATTCCTGCCGCACCGTCGGCGATTGCACTGATGCATTTCAGCAATCGTCTGACCTTCGAAACCGATTGTTCCGACGTGTTCAGCAGCCAGCAAGCGGGCGAAACCGATTTTGTCCTGATCGACGTGCGCGGCCCCCTGGCTTTTCAGCGTGGGCATGTGCCGGGGGCGATCAACCTGCCCACGCGCTTGCTGAGCGCTGAGGCATTGAAGCGCTACCCGATAACCACGCTGTTTGTGGTCTATTGCGCCGGCCCACATTGCAACGGCGCCAACAAGGCGGCGGTGAAATTGGCGGCGCTGGGTTATCCGGTCAAGGAGATGATCGGCGGCGTGACCGGGTGGCTGGACGAGGGATTTGAATTAAGCGTGGCGCAAGCTGCCAAGACGCCCATCGGTTGCAACTGCTGA
- a CDS encoding ABC transporter substrate-binding protein: MKKLVMFGALALSMLSLTAVAEDAKPIRIGIEAGYPPFSMKTADGKLAGFDVDIGDALCAQMKVKCTWVEQEFDGLIPALKVKKIDAILSSMTITDDRKKNVDFTIKYYHTPARFVMKEGSGVKDPLTELKGKKVGVLRASTHDRYATEVLVPAGIELVRYGSQQEANLDMVSGRIDAMLADSVNLSDGFLKTDAGKGFEFVGPTYEDAKYFGGGAGIAVRKGDKELADKFNAAITEIRANGEYKKVQDKYFDFDVYGH, from the coding sequence ATGAAGAAGCTAGTGATGTTTGGTGCCCTGGCACTGTCGATGTTGTCCCTGACCGCCGTGGCCGAAGACGCCAAGCCGATCCGCATCGGTATTGAAGCCGGTTACCCGCCATTCTCGATGAAAACCGCTGACGGCAAACTCGCCGGTTTCGATGTCGATATCGGCGATGCGCTGTGCGCGCAGATGAAAGTCAAATGTACTTGGGTCGAGCAAGAATTCGATGGTCTGATCCCGGCGCTGAAAGTGAAGAAAATCGACGCGATCCTGTCTTCGATGACCATCACTGACGATCGCAAGAAAAACGTCGACTTCACCATCAAGTACTACCACACCCCGGCGCGCTTCGTGATGAAGGAAGGCTCGGGTGTCAAAGATCCGCTGACCGAACTCAAAGGCAAGAAAGTCGGCGTGCTGCGTGCCAGTACCCACGACCGCTACGCCACTGAAGTGCTGGTGCCGGCCGGGATCGAGCTGGTGCGTTACGGTTCGCAGCAGGAAGCCAACCTGGACATGGTATCGGGTCGTATCGACGCGATGCTGGCCGACTCGGTCAACCTGAGCGACGGCTTCCTGAAAACCGACGCCGGCAAAGGCTTCGAATTCGTCGGCCCGACCTACGAAGACGCCAAGTACTTCGGCGGCGGTGCCGGCATCGCCGTGCGCAAGGGTGACAAAGAGCTGGCGGACAAATTCAACGCCGCCATCACCGAAATTCGCGCCAATGGCGAGTACAAAAAAGTCCAGGACAAGTACTTCGACTTTGACGTTTACGGCCATTAA
- a CDS encoding succinylglutamate desuccinylase/aspartoacylase family protein, with product MQRIDHLLPWSHLGSERSLSVFRYGAGTRKVYIQASLHADELPGMRTAWELKKRLHELEQQGRLQGVIELVPVANPIGLDQHLQSAHMGRFELGSGKNFNRGFVELSAPVAALIGDRLGSDTDANIALIRQTMIQVFDDLPAPASQLQALHRLLLRHACDADITLDLHCDFEASIHLYALPQHWPQWQSLAARLKAGVALLCEDSGGSSFDESCSTPWLRLARAFPGAAIPAANLATTLELGSMGDTRVDQAQANCEAILGFLAEQGFISGEWPAAPNECCEGMPFEGTEYLFAPHHGVVSFLRDAGEWVEKGDALFEVVDPLQDRVTTVRAGTSGVLFAIDRGRYTEPGIWQAKVAGRVPFRTGKLTND from the coding sequence ATGCAACGCATCGACCATCTGCTGCCCTGGAGCCACTTGGGCAGCGAACGCTCCCTCAGCGTATTCCGTTACGGCGCCGGCACCCGCAAGGTGTACATCCAGGCCAGCCTGCACGCCGATGAATTGCCGGGCATGCGCACTGCGTGGGAACTCAAGAAACGCCTCCACGAACTGGAACAGCAAGGTCGTCTGCAAGGCGTGATCGAACTGGTACCGGTGGCCAACCCGATCGGCCTGGACCAGCATCTGCAAAGCGCGCACATGGGCCGCTTCGAACTGGGCAGCGGCAAGAATTTCAACCGTGGGTTTGTTGAACTCAGCGCGCCAGTGGCAGCGTTGATCGGTGATCGCCTGGGTTCTGATACCGACGCCAACATCGCGCTGATCCGCCAGACCATGATCCAGGTCTTCGATGATCTGCCGGCCCCGGCCTCACAACTGCAAGCCCTGCATCGCTTGCTGCTGCGCCACGCCTGCGATGCCGACATCACCCTTGACCTGCATTGCGATTTCGAAGCATCGATCCACCTTTATGCGTTGCCTCAGCATTGGCCGCAGTGGCAGTCACTGGCGGCGCGCTTGAAGGCCGGCGTGGCGTTGCTGTGTGAAGATTCCGGCGGCAGTTCATTCGATGAATCCTGCTCAACGCCGTGGCTGCGACTGGCACGAGCCTTCCCGGGCGCGGCCATTCCTGCGGCCAACCTCGCCACCACGCTGGAGCTCGGCAGCATGGGCGACACCCGGGTCGATCAGGCCCAAGCCAATTGCGAGGCGATTCTCGGATTTCTCGCCGAGCAGGGTTTCATCAGCGGTGAATGGCCGGCGGCGCCCAACGAGTGCTGTGAAGGCATGCCTTTCGAAGGCACCGAATACCTGTTCGCGCCGCACCATGGCGTGGTGAGTTTCCTGCGCGATGCGGGCGAGTGGGTGGAGAAGGGCGATGCATTGTTTGAGGTGGTTGATCCGTTACAGGATCGCGTGACTACTGTGCGCGCCGGGACCAGTGGCGTGCTGTTTGCGATTGATCGCGGGCGGTACACCGAGCCCGGAATCTGGCAGGCGAAAGTGGCGGGGCGGGTGCCGTTTCGCACGGGCAAGCTGACTAACGACTGA
- a CDS encoding alpha/beta hydrolase produces MLKAFALLTLLASTAVQAQTTLQSDLPLRYIAQVHPDADPRPLVIFLHGYGSNEADLIGMKFQLPAHYNYLSAQAPLALGEGRYQWFRKKGEGAYNGETDDLKASGQKLRDFVAQAAKKYHAAPDKVYLIGFSQGAMMTYEVGLRPPMAVGGIAALSGRLLPVLKAELKSEQQPLPLNIFIGHGTADNRVPYHDGTEAAALLQKRDYKPQFHAYPGVGHSISAAELRDLNAWLQQINP; encoded by the coding sequence ATGTTGAAGGCGTTTGCCCTGTTGACCCTCCTGGCGTCCACCGCCGTCCAGGCTCAAACCACCCTGCAAAGCGATCTGCCGCTTAGATACATTGCACAGGTTCACCCTGATGCCGATCCGCGTCCGCTGGTGATTTTCCTGCACGGTTATGGCAGTAACGAAGCCGATCTGATCGGCATGAAATTCCAGTTGCCGGCGCACTACAACTACCTCTCGGCGCAGGCGCCGCTGGCGTTGGGCGAAGGGCGCTACCAGTGGTTTCGCAAGAAAGGCGAAGGCGCCTACAACGGCGAGACCGATGATCTGAAGGCCAGCGGCCAGAAGTTGCGGGATTTTGTCGCACAAGCGGCGAAGAAATATCACGCGGCCCCCGACAAGGTGTACCTGATCGGTTTCAGCCAGGGCGCGATGATGACTTACGAGGTGGGCCTGCGTCCGCCGATGGCCGTGGGCGGTATTGCGGCATTGAGCGGACGGTTATTGCCGGTGTTGAAAGCTGAACTGAAGAGCGAGCAACAACCGCTGCCGTTGAACATCTTCATCGGTCACGGCACTGCCGATAATCGGGTGCCGTATCACGACGGTACCGAGGCCGCTGCGTTACTCCAGAAACGGGATTACAAACCGCAGTTTCACGCCTATCCCGGCGTCGGCCACAGCATCAGTGCGGCCGAACTGCGGGACTTGAACGCCTGGTTGCAGCAAATCAACCCTTGA